One part of the Helicoverpa armigera isolate CAAS_96S chromosome 3, ASM3070526v1, whole genome shotgun sequence genome encodes these proteins:
- the LOC110374105 gene encoding splicing factor 45 isoform X2: MSLYDDLDTIKARTTEKVAGWSSGIKLLQSQLQLKKAAVTQPKREALRRSTQVLTPVIDLKSKPKDDDESNSNSPKSQGKTLTASLNVRDFDWNVANEYDPMWPNDYEKVAKEIQAKRLQLDGDRGDRSERKRKSRFGDEEDIIPEKTMVAMQPEEEEAEEISKRSAGAAIAPPPSLTVETPSPPPMPPSMPTPPPSVGFSIGGYGASSVAAKIMAKYGFKEGQGLGKKEQGMSVALQVEKTSKRGGRIIHEKDGGNVMPPPGFAMPSLPDSPNASNSPHSLNREPSITEIMKSPSKVVLLRNMVGPGDVDEELEPEVKDECNTKYGDVIKVLIFEMPNAPSDEAVRIFVEFKRIESAIKAVVDLNGRFFGGRQVKAGFYDVEKFASLQLTE; this comes from the exons ATGTCGCTGTACGACGATCTTGATACAATCAAAGCTCGTACCACCGAAAAGGTTGCTGGATGGTCTTCTGGTATCAAGTTATTACAGTCTcaattgcaattaaaaaaagCAGCAGTTACCCAGCCCAAGCGCGAGGCTTTACGGCGTTCCACGCAG GTTCTGACTCCTGTGATAGATTTGAAAAGTAAACCAAAAGATGATGACGAATCTAACTCCAACAGTCCCAAGAGTCAAGGCAAAACATTGACAGCATCACTGAATGTTCGTGATTTTGATTGGAATGTGGCTAATGAATATGACCCCATGTGGCCTAATGACTATGAAAAAGTTGCCAAAG AAATACAGGCAAAGAGATTGCAGCTTGATGGAGACCGAGGTGATCGATCAGAACGGAAACGAAAAAGCAGATTTGGGGATGAAGAAGATATTATACCAGAAAAAACGATGGTGGCTATG CAaccagaagaagaagaagcagaGGAGATATCAAAGCGGTCAGCAGGTGCTGCGATAGCGCCGCCCCCTTCACTCACAGTGGAGACACCTTCCCCTCCCCCCATGCCACCGAGCATGCCCACACCTCCCCCATCAGTTGGCTTCTCTATCGGTGGATATGGCGCAAGCTCTGTTGCTGCTAAAATTATGGCTAAATATGGTTTCAAG GAAGGTCAAGGTTTGGGTAAAAAAGAACAAGGAATGTCAGTGGCTCTGCAAGTTGAAAAGACTTCCAAACGTGGGGGTCGCATTATTCATGAGAAAGATGGTGGCAACGTTATGCCCCCTCCTGGATTCGCCATGCCCTCCCTGCCAG ATTCACCAAATGCATCTAATTCTCCACATTCACTCAACCGGGAGCCTTCTATCACAGAGATAATGAAGTCACCCAGCAAAGTAGTGTTATTAAGA AATATGGTTGGACCAGGAGACGTAGATGAAGAATTAGAACCTGAAGTCAAAGATGAATGTAACACAAAATATGGAGATGTTATAAAAGTGTTAATATTTGAAATGCCCAATGCTCCATCAGATGAAGCAGTCAGAATTTTTGTTGAATTCAAAAGAATCGAAAGTGCTATCAAAGCAGTTGTTGACTTGAATGGGAGATTTTTTGGTGGCAGACAAGTTAAAGCAGGATTTTATGACGTAGAAAAATTCGCCTCCCTGCAGCTGactgaataa
- the LOC110374105 gene encoding splicing factor 45 isoform X1, whose product MSLYDDLDTIKARTTEKVAGWSSGIKLLQSQLQLKKAAVTQPKREALRRSTQVLTPVIDLKSKPKDDDESNSNSPKSQGKTLTASLNVRDFDWNVANEYDPMWPNDYEKVAKEIQAKRLQLDGDRGDRSERKRKSRFGDEEDIIPEKTMVAMQPEEEEAEEISKRSAGAAIAPPPSLTVETPSPPPMPPSMPTPPPSVGFSIGGYGASSVAAKIMAKYGFKEGQGLGKKEQGMSVALQVEKTSKRGGRIIHEKDGGNVMPPPGFAMPSLPGPDSPNASNSPHSLNREPSITEIMKSPSKVVLLRNMVGPGDVDEELEPEVKDECNTKYGDVIKVLIFEMPNAPSDEAVRIFVEFKRIESAIKAVVDLNGRFFGGRQVKAGFYDVEKFASLQLTE is encoded by the exons ATGTCGCTGTACGACGATCTTGATACAATCAAAGCTCGTACCACCGAAAAGGTTGCTGGATGGTCTTCTGGTATCAAGTTATTACAGTCTcaattgcaattaaaaaaagCAGCAGTTACCCAGCCCAAGCGCGAGGCTTTACGGCGTTCCACGCAG GTTCTGACTCCTGTGATAGATTTGAAAAGTAAACCAAAAGATGATGACGAATCTAACTCCAACAGTCCCAAGAGTCAAGGCAAAACATTGACAGCATCACTGAATGTTCGTGATTTTGATTGGAATGTGGCTAATGAATATGACCCCATGTGGCCTAATGACTATGAAAAAGTTGCCAAAG AAATACAGGCAAAGAGATTGCAGCTTGATGGAGACCGAGGTGATCGATCAGAACGGAAACGAAAAAGCAGATTTGGGGATGAAGAAGATATTATACCAGAAAAAACGATGGTGGCTATG CAaccagaagaagaagaagcagaGGAGATATCAAAGCGGTCAGCAGGTGCTGCGATAGCGCCGCCCCCTTCACTCACAGTGGAGACACCTTCCCCTCCCCCCATGCCACCGAGCATGCCCACACCTCCCCCATCAGTTGGCTTCTCTATCGGTGGATATGGCGCAAGCTCTGTTGCTGCTAAAATTATGGCTAAATATGGTTTCAAG GAAGGTCAAGGTTTGGGTAAAAAAGAACAAGGAATGTCAGTGGCTCTGCAAGTTGAAAAGACTTCCAAACGTGGGGGTCGCATTATTCATGAGAAAGATGGTGGCAACGTTATGCCCCCTCCTGGATTCGCCATGCCCTCCCTGCCAGGTCCAG ATTCACCAAATGCATCTAATTCTCCACATTCACTCAACCGGGAGCCTTCTATCACAGAGATAATGAAGTCACCCAGCAAAGTAGTGTTATTAAGA AATATGGTTGGACCAGGAGACGTAGATGAAGAATTAGAACCTGAAGTCAAAGATGAATGTAACACAAAATATGGAGATGTTATAAAAGTGTTAATATTTGAAATGCCCAATGCTCCATCAGATGAAGCAGTCAGAATTTTTGTTGAATTCAAAAGAATCGAAAGTGCTATCAAAGCAGTTGTTGACTTGAATGGGAGATTTTTTGGTGGCAGACAAGTTAAAGCAGGATTTTATGACGTAGAAAAATTCGCCTCCCTGCAGCTGactgaataa
- the LOC110374082 gene encoding gamma-interferon-inducible lysosomal thiol reductase, giving the protein MAFYTCNRYRLIVILLLVLIMWQFFRLLPDKSATQISESGIVELEDDKYNKHKQDKVKVRVYYEALCPDSKHFFVRHLGPVTEKLSEFLDVTLVPYGKATTKEENGKYFFQCQHGEEECYANKIHACAIEAVANMTTSVKITECMISDNMDADGALARCAKEMKIEADPISHCAHNDLGTNLLKKHGDDTHILKPTFIPTITINGSRDNQAAILKNFLLEVCKLIDMPLPPPCL; this is encoded by the exons atggCATTTTATACATGTAATCGATATAGATTAATAGTAATACTACTGCTCGTGTTGATTATGTGGCAGTTCTTTCGCCTGTTGCCTGATAAATCTGCCACACAAATATCAGAG TCTGGTATAGTGGAGTTGGAAGATGATAAGTATAATAAGCATAAACAAGACAAAGTTAAAGTGAGGGTGTATTATGAAGCCCTCTGTCCGGACTCCAAGCATTTCTTTGTGAGGCATCTGGGACCAGTGACAGAAAAGCTATCAGAGTTCCTAGATGTTACATTAGTACCCTATGGAAAGGCTACA acCAAAGAAGAGAATGGGAAGTATTTCTTCCAATGTCAGCATGGTGAGGAAGAGTGTTATGCTAACAAGATCCATGCGTGTGCAATAGAGGCTGTGGCAAACATGACTACTTCTGTCAAGATAACTGAATGCATGATCTCAGACAATATGGATGCTGATGGTGCTCTTGCCAGG TGTGCAAAGGAAATGAAGATTGAAGCTGATCCTATCAGTCACTGTGCGCATAATGACCTTGGAACTAATTTACTAAAGAAACATGGAGATGATACCCATATATTGAAGCCAACATTTATTCCGACAATAACAATCAATGGTTCAAGGGACAATCAAGCTGCCATACTGAAAAATTTCCTATTAGAAGTATGCAAATTGATTGACATGCCTCTACCACCACCATGCTTGTGA